In Nymphaea colorata isolate Beijing-Zhang1983 chromosome 5, ASM883128v2, whole genome shotgun sequence, one genomic interval encodes:
- the LOC116254671 gene encoding LOB domain-containing protein 1-like produces the protein MQYSSDSLTNSPSSSSSPTRSPPYHAPIASPCAACKILRRRCVEQCVLAPYFPPSEPQKFITAHRVFGASNIIKFLQDLPESQRADAVSSLVYEANARIRDPVYGCAGAIFQLQKQLRELQSQLAMAQAEILNMQTQQANMVALLCKEMAQPLQPISPPSDSFTGNDYDLQLQQGYGGFFDDANIGVLLEPLWT, from the exons ATGCAGTACTCAAGTGACTCGCTCACGAattctccctcctcctcttcttctccaacacGTTCTCCGCCTTATCATGCCCCCATTGCGTCTCCCTGTGCCGCCTGCAAGATCCTCCGCCGGCGATGCGTCGAACAGTGCGTACTAGCTCCCTACTTTCCCCCCTCAGAGCCTCAAAAGTTCATTACGGCTCACCGCGTGTTTGGCGCCAGCAACATTATCAAGTTCCTTCAG GATCTTCCGGAGTCACAGAGAGCAGATGCAGTAAGCAGTTTGGTGTACGAAGCAAATGCCCGGATCAGGGACCCCGTCTACGGCTGCGCCGGCGCAATCTTCCAGCTTCAGAAACAATTGAGGGAGTTGCAGTCGCAGTTGGCGATGGCGCAGGCGGAGATCCTCAACATGCAGACGCAGCAAGCGAACATGGTGGCTCTCCTGTGCAAGGAGATGGCGCAACCACTGCAACCAATCTCCCCTCCAAGCGACTCATTCACAGGCAACGATTACGATCTGCAGCTTCAGCAGGGATATGGCGGATTCTTTGACGATGCGAACATTGGAGTTCTTTTGGAGCCCCTTTGGACATGA